In Bacillus cytotoxicus NVH 391-98, the following are encoded in one genomic region:
- the panB gene encoding 3-methyl-2-oxobutanoate hydroxymethyltransferase, whose product MKTKTDFLRMKQKGEPITMLTAYDYPSAKLVEEAEVDMILVGDSLGMVVLGYDSTVPVTVEDMIHHTKAVRRGAKDTFVVTDMPFMSYHVSLAETMHHARRIVQEGGAHALKVEGAGEVISTIHYLTNAGIPVVAHLGLTPQSVGILGGYKVQGKDAESAKQLIADAKKCEDAGAIALVLECVPMQLAKIISDELTIPTIGIGAGKDVDGQVLVYHDLISYGVNRVPKFVKQYTAVQDEIVRGISQYVAEVKTRQFPEDQYSFTMKEEEYVALYGGKQG is encoded by the coding sequence TTGAAAACGAAAACAGATTTTTTGAGAATGAAACAGAAAGGTGAGCCGATTACGATGCTGACAGCGTATGACTACCCCTCAGCTAAGTTAGTAGAGGAAGCTGAAGTCGATATGATTTTAGTTGGAGATTCTCTCGGAATGGTTGTACTTGGATATGATTCCACAGTACCTGTGACGGTAGAGGATATGATTCATCATACAAAAGCTGTCCGCCGAGGGGCGAAGGATACGTTTGTTGTAACAGATATGCCATTTATGTCTTATCATGTATCGCTGGCAGAAACTATGCATCATGCGCGTCGCATTGTGCAAGAAGGCGGAGCGCATGCTTTAAAAGTAGAAGGAGCTGGAGAAGTCATTTCCACTATTCATTATTTAACGAATGCAGGAATTCCTGTTGTTGCTCATCTTGGATTAACGCCACAGTCTGTCGGTATATTAGGTGGTTATAAAGTACAAGGGAAAGATGCTGAAAGTGCAAAACAATTAATAGCAGATGCGAAGAAATGTGAAGATGCTGGAGCAATAGCTCTCGTATTAGAATGTGTACCGATGCAGTTAGCAAAGATAATATCAGATGAGTTAACTATTCCGACAATTGGCATCGGTGCTGGTAAAGATGTGGATGGGCAAGTGCTAGTCTATCATGATTTGATTTCTTACGGAGTAAATAGAGTTCCGAAATTTGTCAAGCAATATACGGCTGTTCAGGATGAAATTGTGCGTGGGATTTCGCAATATGTGGCTGAAGTAAAAACAAGACAATTTCCAGAAGATCAATATTCATTTACGATGAAAGAAGAAGAGTATGTAGCTTTATATGGAGGAAAACAGGGATGA
- the dinG gene encoding ATP-dependent DNA helicase DinG — protein MSKRYVVVDLETTGNSWKDGKDKITQIAAVVVEGGEILEIFSSFVNPKREIPPFITELTGIDENLVKQAPLFQDVAPMIVELLQGASFVAHNVHFDWNFLKEELKQAGYADIHCPKIDTVELAQILLPTADSYKLRDLAKKHELEHDQPHRADSDALATAELFLQFLTQIEKLPLVTLQSLYELSDVFQSDMSHILSENILKKMTAGKEESEEYDIYRNIALRKRSYSLHLGENQTSKFSIFLHKSMEQLEKKVPKFEKRETQQQMMKEIYAALQDARFSLIEAGTGTGKTLAYLLPSIYFAKKKEEPVVISTQTVQLQQQILEKEIPLLQSVLPFPFEVALLKGRKHYLCLHKFEYALQEDEKNYDIALTKAKILIWLLKTETGDCDELNIPEGGKLLWNRICSDAYSPNGVQSSWFSRCFYQRAKNRALFADIVITNHTLLFQDFISEESLFSSYKYIIFDEAHHIEEAASRTLGERFSCMYFQMVLSRLGTLDTDDVLAKVYKMMKESGQASRSTFRKISHRLKEMKFDADELFQMLRAFIFQKTKQEKSSNNNIPLIYRYHTERENGKLWSGIIELTSRLIFELKDLCTDLEKQVDLLQSGMKWNMHVVTGEFFHLITALRKMTHSLQVLLLEANTYVTWMETETKGTIHSTMLYAQPIHIGERLADEFFAEKRSVIFTSATLTVNHTFDYIKEELGLEDFAPHTLTVPSPFRYEEQVKLMVPTDIPLIKEVKEEEYIREISQQLKKIAQATNGRILVLFTSYEMLKETYAKLKNEAALEEYILLTQSVHNRSRSRLIRKFQEFDKAILLGTSSFWEGIDIPGAALSHLVIARLPFTPPHQPMMEAKSEWLKRNGEDVFTKLALPQAILRFKQGFGRLIRSTSDTGTVFVLDRRLTTSFYGEKFLQSIPNVPLYEESLDELLRRL, from the coding sequence ATGAGTAAACGTTATGTCGTTGTCGACTTAGAGACGACAGGGAACTCTTGGAAAGATGGGAAAGACAAAATTACCCAAATCGCAGCTGTTGTGGTGGAAGGTGGAGAAATATTAGAAATTTTCTCGTCTTTTGTGAATCCAAAGAGGGAGATTCCCCCATTTATTACAGAATTAACAGGGATTGATGAAAATCTTGTAAAACAAGCCCCGCTATTTCAAGATGTAGCGCCGATGATTGTTGAGCTATTACAGGGTGCTTCTTTTGTTGCACATAACGTTCACTTTGATTGGAATTTTTTAAAAGAAGAATTAAAGCAGGCTGGCTATGCAGATATACATTGTCCTAAAATTGATACGGTTGAATTGGCACAGATTTTATTGCCGACGGCTGATAGTTATAAATTGAGAGATTTAGCTAAAAAACATGAGTTAGAGCACGATCAACCACATCGTGCAGATAGTGATGCTCTTGCAACGGCAGAATTATTTTTACAATTTCTCACTCAAATTGAAAAATTACCGCTTGTTACTTTGCAATCTTTATACGAATTGAGTGATGTATTTCAAAGTGATATGTCTCATATTCTTTCAGAAAATATTCTCAAGAAAATGACGGCTGGTAAAGAGGAATCGGAGGAATATGACATATATCGAAATATTGCACTGCGAAAGCGTAGCTATTCGTTGCACTTAGGTGAAAATCAAACATCTAAATTTAGCATTTTTTTGCACAAGTCAATGGAACAACTTGAGAAAAAGGTGCCCAAATTTGAAAAAAGAGAAACGCAACAACAAATGATGAAAGAAATATATGCTGCCTTACAAGACGCACGTTTTTCATTAATAGAGGCAGGGACAGGTACAGGGAAGACGTTAGCTTACCTCCTTCCAAGTATTTATTTTGCGAAGAAAAAAGAAGAACCGGTCGTGATTAGTACACAAACGGTGCAGTTGCAGCAACAAATATTAGAAAAGGAAATACCGTTATTACAAAGTGTGCTGCCATTTCCTTTTGAAGTTGCTTTACTAAAGGGAAGAAAACATTATCTTTGTTTACATAAATTTGAGTATGCTTTACAAGAAGATGAGAAGAATTATGATATTGCGTTAACGAAAGCGAAAATTTTAATATGGTTATTGAAGACGGAAACAGGTGATTGTGACGAACTTAACATTCCAGAAGGTGGAAAATTACTGTGGAATCGAATTTGTAGCGATGCATATAGCCCAAATGGAGTTCAAAGTAGTTGGTTTAGTCGTTGCTTTTATCAGCGTGCGAAGAATCGGGCATTATTTGCAGATATTGTGATTACAAATCACACATTACTATTTCAAGATTTTATTAGTGAGGAATCGCTGTTTTCGTCTTATAAATACATTATTTTTGACGAAGCGCATCACATTGAAGAAGCAGCAAGTCGAACGTTAGGAGAGCGTTTTTCATGTATGTATTTTCAAATGGTTTTATCACGTCTTGGTACGTTAGATACAGATGATGTATTAGCTAAGGTGTATAAAATGATGAAAGAATCAGGACAAGCCTCTCGCTCTACATTTCGGAAGATTAGTCATAGGTTGAAGGAAATGAAGTTTGATGCCGATGAACTTTTTCAAATGTTGCGCGCATTTATATTTCAGAAAACAAAGCAAGAAAAAAGTTCAAATAACAATATACCACTTATTTATCGATATCATACTGAACGAGAGAACGGAAAGCTATGGAGTGGTATTATAGAATTAACAAGTCGGCTTATATTTGAATTAAAAGATTTGTGTACGGATTTGGAGAAGCAAGTTGATTTGCTGCAAAGTGGAATGAAGTGGAATATGCATGTTGTTACAGGTGAATTTTTTCATTTAATTACTGCACTCCGAAAGATGACTCATTCTTTACAAGTACTTTTATTAGAAGCAAATACATATGTAACATGGATGGAAACTGAAACGAAAGGGACCATTCATTCAACAATGTTATATGCACAGCCTATTCATATTGGGGAAAGACTTGCGGATGAGTTTTTTGCAGAGAAGAGAAGTGTTATTTTTACATCTGCTACATTGACGGTGAACCATACTTTTGACTATATAAAAGAAGAGCTTGGATTAGAGGATTTTGCGCCACATACATTAACGGTTCCATCACCGTTTCGCTATGAAGAGCAAGTGAAATTAATGGTTCCAACAGATATTCCTCTTATTAAAGAAGTGAAGGAAGAGGAATATATTCGTGAAATTTCTCAACAGCTTAAAAAGATTGCGCAGGCTACAAATGGAAGAATACTCGTACTATTTACTTCCTATGAGATGTTGAAAGAAACGTACGCAAAGTTAAAAAATGAAGCTGCATTAGAAGAATATATATTGCTAACACAAAGTGTTCACAATCGTAGTCGCAGTCGTTTAATCCGGAAATTTCAAGAGTTTGATAAGGCAATATTATTGGGAACTAGTAGTTTTTGGGAAGGAATTGATATTCCTGGGGCTGCATTAAGTCATCTTGTCATTGCTCGATTACCATTTACGCCACCTCATCAACCGATGATGGAGGCAAAAAGTGAATGGTTGAAGAGGAACGGAGAAGATGTGTTTACAAAGCTAGCGCTCCCGCAAGCAATTCTTCGGTTTAAACAAGGATTCGGTCGATTAATTCGAAGTACTTCGGATACAGGTACTGTATTTGTGTTAGATCGCCGGCTAACAACATCTTTTTATGGAGAAAAGTTTTTGCAATCGATCCCAAATGTTCCGCTTTATGAAGAATCATTAGATGAACTTTTACGCCGCTTATAA
- a CDS encoding cell wall elongation regulator TseB-like domain-containing protein yields the protein MKKWIFAIIIVIVAIGLYGVHVYHATVEKKIPKESKVVAIAKEKAKLTKVKSVDYYNGKSSYVVVQGVDEKGEQLIVWVPEKKGKVLVRKKSEGISEKQAIQKMMEYLETVNKESKPQLPKEIVKVKLGIEKDVPLWEITYIDQEGRYKYYYLRFQDGEFAAFYSIEK from the coding sequence ATGAAAAAGTGGATCTTTGCCATCATTATCGTTATCGTTGCTATTGGATTGTATGGGGTGCATGTTTATCATGCTACAGTGGAAAAGAAAATTCCGAAAGAATCAAAAGTTGTAGCAATTGCAAAAGAAAAAGCTAAGCTGACAAAGGTAAAATCCGTTGATTATTATAACGGGAAATCTTCATATGTAGTCGTACAAGGTGTAGATGAAAAAGGAGAACAACTGATTGTATGGGTACCTGAGAAAAAAGGAAAAGTTCTAGTAAGGAAAAAGAGTGAAGGCATTTCTGAAAAACAAGCTATACAAAAAATGATGGAGTATTTGGAAACGGTAAATAAAGAATCAAAGCCGCAACTTCCAAAAGAAATTGTAAAAGTAAAATTAGGTATCGAAAAAGATGTTCCGCTTTGGGAAATTACATATATTGATCAAGAAGGTCGTTATAAGTATTATTATTTGAGATTTCAAGATGGGGAATTTGCTGCATTTTACAGCATTGAAAAATAG
- the nth gene encoding endonuclease III has protein sequence MLNKTQIRYCLDTMAKMYPEAHCELIHDNPFELVIAVALSAQCTDALVNKVTKNLFQKYKTPEDYLKVSLEELQQDIRSIGLYRNKAKNIQKLCRMLIDEYDGKVPADRDELTKLPGVGRKTANVVVSVAFGIPAIAVDTHVERVSKRLGICRWKDSVLEVEKTLMKKVPMEEWGVTHHRLIFFGRYHCKAQKPQCEVCPLLEICREGKKRMKVK, from the coding sequence ATGTTAAATAAAACACAAATTCGCTATTGTCTAGATACAATGGCGAAAATGTATCCAGAGGCACATTGTGAATTAATTCATGATAATCCATTTGAACTTGTCATTGCAGTGGCTTTATCTGCACAATGTACAGATGCACTTGTAAATAAAGTGACGAAAAATTTATTTCAAAAATATAAAACACCTGAGGACTATTTGAAAGTTTCTTTGGAAGAATTACAACAAGACATACGTTCCATAGGGCTTTATAGAAATAAGGCAAAAAATATTCAAAAGCTATGCAGAATGCTAATCGATGAGTATGATGGGAAAGTTCCTGCAGATCGTGATGAATTAACAAAATTACCAGGGGTAGGTCGAAAGACGGCAAATGTAGTTGTTTCTGTTGCTTTTGGCATTCCAGCAATTGCAGTCGATACACATGTGGAACGAGTGAGTAAGCGTTTAGGAATTTGTCGATGGAAAGACTCTGTGTTAGAAGTTGAAAAAACATTAATGAAAAAGGTGCCTATGGAAGAATGGGGCGTTACGCATCATAGACTGATTTTTTTTGGACGTTATCATTGTAAAGCACAAAAGCCACAGTGTGAAGTATGTCCGTTATTAGAAATATGTCGTGAAGGTAAAAAGCGGATGAAGGTGAAGTAG
- a CDS encoding pyridoxal phosphate-dependent aminotransferase: protein MKLAKRVAALTPSATLEITAKAQVLKAEGHDVIGLGAGEPDFNTPEHIIDAAHKAMLQGHTKYTPTGGLQTLKQEIVKKFMRDQKLTYDPTEIIICNGAKHSLYTLFQVLLDEGDEVIIPTPYWVSYPEQVKLAGGKPVYVEGLEENQYKITAEQLREAITEKTKAVIINSPSNPTGMIYSKEELKQLGEVCLEHDILIVSDEIYEKLVYGGVEYTSIAQLSNELKEQTIIINGVSKSHSMTGWRIGYAAGNKQLIKAMTNLASHSTSNPTSIAQYGAIAAYAGPQEPVEMMRQAFEERLNIIYNKLIQVPGFTCIKPQGAFYLFPNVKEAVALAGYKTVDEWAKALLEEEKVALVPGTGFGAPNNVRLSYATSLEQLEKALERIHTFMKGKVQA from the coding sequence ATGAAATTAGCAAAGCGAGTAGCTGCTTTAACACCGTCTGCAACTTTAGAGATTACAGCAAAGGCTCAGGTACTAAAGGCCGAAGGGCATGATGTCATTGGTTTAGGAGCAGGAGAACCTGATTTTAATACGCCGGAGCATATTATAGATGCTGCACATAAAGCGATGTTACAAGGACATACAAAATATACACCTACTGGTGGGTTACAAACGCTAAAACAAGAAATTGTAAAGAAATTTATGCGTGATCAAAAACTAACGTATGATCCGACAGAAATTATTATATGTAACGGTGCAAAACATTCACTTTATACACTCTTTCAAGTATTGCTTGATGAAGGGGATGAAGTGATTATTCCAACTCCTTATTGGGTAAGTTATCCAGAACAAGTAAAACTTGCTGGTGGAAAACCAGTTTATGTGGAAGGGTTAGAAGAGAATCAATATAAAATTACAGCAGAGCAGCTACGTGAAGCGATTACAGAGAAAACAAAAGCTGTTATTATTAATTCACCGAGCAATCCAACAGGAATGATTTATAGCAAGGAAGAATTAAAACAGCTTGGAGAAGTATGCTTAGAACATGACATTTTAATTGTTTCTGATGAAATTTATGAAAAGTTAGTTTATGGCGGAGTAGAATATACTTCAATTGCTCAGCTTTCTAATGAATTGAAAGAACAAACGATTATTATAAATGGTGTATCTAAATCACATTCTATGACAGGATGGCGAATTGGATATGCAGCAGGAAATAAGCAGCTTATTAAAGCAATGACCAATTTAGCAAGTCATAGTACATCAAACCCTACTTCAATTGCTCAATACGGTGCAATTGCTGCATATGCAGGGCCACAAGAACCTGTGGAAATGATGCGACAAGCATTCGAAGAAAGATTAAACATTATTTATAATAAATTAATTCAAGTTCCTGGTTTCACTTGTATCAAACCACAAGGCGCATTTTACTTATTTCCAAATGTAAAAGAAGCGGTAGCACTAGCTGGATACAAAACAGTAGATGAATGGGCAAAAGCGCTGTTAGAGGAAGAAAAAGTAGCACTTGTTCCTGGAACAGGATTTGGTGCTCCAAACAATGTTCGTTTATCATATGCTACATCTCTTGAGCAATTAGAGAAAGCTTTAGAACGAATTCATACATTTATGAAAGGTAAAGTGCAGGCTTAA
- a CDS encoding YpoC family protein, whose protein sequence is MENRVVEIPPEFQCEPFFKESETKIVYTCSQSFEELIQNTYFLFDIEQKYQPWRKIEKSIPAVLQMWANKKEALSKLFKERKRNEAKAPMIHFSAYLLSILYWMNEKRISSLKDIKQDTEKLKLQPVNFMERYAFIIEQPNHYQSYIQLTQLYIEIEKIYAKNMMIKKKSLS, encoded by the coding sequence ATGGAAAACAGAGTTGTGGAGATACCACCTGAGTTTCAATGTGAGCCGTTTTTCAAAGAAAGTGAAACAAAAATTGTGTACACATGTAGTCAATCATTTGAAGAATTAATCCAAAATACTTATTTTTTGTTTGATATAGAACAAAAATATCAACCGTGGCGTAAAATAGAAAAGAGTATACCGGCAGTGCTACAAATGTGGGCGAATAAGAAAGAGGCACTTTCGAAGTTATTTAAAGAGAGAAAAAGAAACGAAGCGAAAGCGCCTATGATTCATTTCAGTGCTTATTTATTATCGATTTTATATTGGATGAATGAAAAAAGAATATCTAGTTTAAAAGATATAAAACAGGATACAGAGAAGTTAAAGCTACAGCCTGTTAATTTTATGGAACGCTATGCATTTATTATAGAGCAACCGAATCATTACCAATCGTACATCCAATTGACACAGCTATATATTGAAATAGAAAAAATATACGCCAAAAACATGATGATAAAAAAGAAGTCACTATCTTAA
- the dnaD gene encoding DNA replication protein DnaD, protein MKKKMMLHWFEQGSIAIPKLLMMHYKKLGLNEMEFMIVLHVHTFLESGNSFPTPSEIAERMTISEMKCMEMIQSLIQKGFLALEGGQRSEAKMCESYSLQPLWEKILHYLMNETIEEEQKEQKQLQLNLYTIFEREFGRPLSPFECETLAMWQDQDQHHPNLIQAALKEAVMSGKLNFRYIDRILFEWKKNGIKTVDQAQEQGRKFRANQQRSHQITKQETKYTGKVPFYNWLEQ, encoded by the coding sequence ATGAAGAAAAAAATGATGTTACATTGGTTTGAACAGGGGAGTATTGCCATTCCAAAATTGCTTATGATGCACTATAAAAAATTGGGCTTAAATGAGATGGAATTTATGATTGTACTTCATGTTCATACTTTTTTAGAGTCGGGTAATTCGTTTCCAACTCCTTCTGAAATTGCAGAACGAATGACAATTTCAGAAATGAAGTGTATGGAAATGATTCAATCATTAATTCAAAAAGGCTTTCTTGCTTTAGAAGGTGGACAAAGGTCTGAAGCGAAGATGTGCGAAAGTTATTCTTTACAACCACTTTGGGAAAAAATATTACATTATTTAATGAATGAAACAATAGAAGAAGAGCAGAAAGAACAAAAGCAGTTACAACTGAATTTATATACTATTTTCGAACGTGAATTTGGGAGACCATTGTCACCATTTGAATGTGAGACATTGGCAATGTGGCAGGATCAAGATCAACACCATCCTAATTTAATTCAAGCTGCTCTTAAGGAAGCTGTAATGAGTGGAAAGCTTAATTTTCGATATATTGATCGGATTTTATTTGAATGGAAAAAGAATGGAATCAAAACGGTAGATCAAGCACAAGAGCAAGGACGGAAGTTTCGAGCAAATCAGCAACGCTCACATCAGATAACAAAACAAGAGACAAAGTACACAGGGAAAGTCCCTTTTTATAATTGGTTGGAGCAATAA
- the panC gene encoding pantoate--beta-alanine ligase, which translates to MKVITTVKDMQQIAGELRASGKEIGFVPTMGYLHEGHATLLRQAKKENDIVILSVFVNPLQFGPDEDFDRYPRDIKRDERVAKEAGVDYLFYPSVDEMYPAEQTTKIEVVKRTNVLCGKRRPVHFAGVATVLMKLFHITMPTRAYFGMKDAQQVAVVEGIVSDFHIPVTIVPVEIVREADGLAKSSRNVYLSEQERKEAPHLYRSLCIAKQKIEEGERHPRNITTVVKEYIEANTNGIVDYVDIYAYPALTPLEIIKGRIILAIAVQFKNARLIDNITLTVQ; encoded by the coding sequence ATGAAAGTGATAACAACAGTGAAGGACATGCAACAAATTGCAGGCGAACTTCGGGCAAGTGGTAAAGAGATTGGGTTTGTTCCAACAATGGGATATTTACATGAAGGACATGCAACTTTATTGCGCCAGGCCAAAAAAGAAAATGACATTGTCATTTTAAGTGTATTTGTGAATCCGTTACAGTTTGGACCAGATGAAGATTTCGATCGTTATCCAAGGGATATAAAGCGAGATGAAAGAGTGGCAAAAGAAGCGGGCGTTGACTACTTATTTTATCCGAGTGTAGACGAAATGTATCCAGCAGAACAAACAACAAAAATAGAGGTTGTAAAACGTACAAATGTTTTATGTGGGAAAAGACGACCGGTTCATTTTGCAGGTGTTGCGACGGTGTTGATGAAACTGTTTCATATTACAATGCCAACTCGTGCTTATTTCGGAATGAAAGATGCACAGCAAGTAGCAGTTGTTGAAGGGATTGTCAGTGACTTTCATATCCCAGTTACAATTGTACCAGTTGAGATTGTTAGGGAAGCAGACGGGTTGGCGAAAAGCTCCCGCAACGTATATTTATCGGAGCAAGAACGTAAGGAAGCACCACATTTATACCGCAGCTTATGTATAGCAAAACAGAAAATAGAAGAGGGGGAGCGTCATCCACGAAACATTACCACAGTTGTAAAAGAATACATTGAAGCAAATACAAACGGTATAGTTGATTATGTAGATATATATGCATATCCAGCTTTAACGCCACTAGAAATCATCAAAGGCAGAATAATTTTAGCAATTGCAGTTCAGTTCAAGAATGCGCGATTAATTGACAATATAACATTAACGGTTCAATAA
- a CDS encoding YpmA family protein, translating into MEKKIEVLSTTRIKYSSDLYKIVDSLNRTLKEQDLMFGLALDENEKETAIFTIYRT; encoded by the coding sequence ATGGAGAAGAAAATCGAAGTGCTATCAACGACGCGTATAAAATATTCATCTGATTTGTATAAAATTGTTGATAGTTTAAATCGCACTTTAAAGGAACAGGACCTCATGTTCGGATTGGCGTTAGACGAAAACGAAAAAGAAACAGCAATATTTACGATATACAGAACGTAG
- the panD gene encoding aspartate 1-decarboxylase, whose protein sequence is MFRTMMRAKLHRATVTEANLNYVGSITIDEDLMDAVEIVENEKVQVVNNNNGERLETYVIKGERGSGVICLNGAAARLVQPGDKVIIICYGLVSAEEVYKQIPKIAVLDDRNQIIEMLSAEKAGTEV, encoded by the coding sequence ATGTTTCGTACAATGATGAGAGCAAAGTTACATCGTGCAACTGTAACAGAAGCTAATTTAAATTATGTTGGAAGTATTACAATTGATGAAGATTTAATGGACGCTGTAGAAATTGTCGAAAATGAAAAAGTACAAGTTGTCAATAATAACAATGGAGAGCGCTTAGAGACATATGTGATTAAGGGGGAGCGTGGTAGCGGCGTCATTTGTTTAAATGGAGCTGCAGCAAGACTTGTGCAGCCTGGAGATAAAGTGATTATTATTTGTTATGGCCTTGTATCAGCTGAAGAAGTCTATAAACAAATACCCAAAATTGCAGTGCTAGATGATCGCAATCAAATTATTGAAATGTTAAGTGCTGAAAAGGCAGGCACTGAAGTATAA